A DNA window from Thermomicrobiales bacterium contains the following coding sequences:
- a CDS encoding PLP-dependent aminotransferase family protein has translation LALIVDMLVDPGDIILSEQPTWSGAVRNFTVAQADIRPIPITDEGTDVDTLRRELEDIRAAGKRAKLLYTIPNFQNPTGVTTTLERRREIVALCREHGVAIVEDDAYFDLRYSGNRVPTLYSLAGDGSVMYLGTFSKIMAAGVRLGWVVADAGVIQRLAGMKLEGGTSPFAGYVAAEFCANGTLQEHITELKNLYRGRRDIMLDALGRTMPEGTTWTTPEGGFFVWLTLPDGITVGEIQAAASAQNVEFLPGPACHFHGAGANTLRLAYSFADDEQIEQGINILGKLVSEAVAK, from the coding sequence TTGGCGCTGATCGTCGACATGCTGGTCGACCCGGGCGACATCATCCTCAGCGAGCAGCCGACGTGGTCGGGGGCGGTGCGGAACTTCACGGTCGCACAGGCCGACATCCGCCCGATCCCGATCACCGACGAAGGCACCGATGTCGACACACTGCGCCGCGAGCTGGAAGACATTCGTGCCGCAGGCAAGCGTGCCAAGCTGCTGTACACGATCCCGAATTTCCAGAATCCAACCGGCGTCACCACGACGCTGGAACGGCGCAGGGAGATCGTCGCGCTTTGCCGCGAGCACGGCGTTGCCATTGTCGAGGACGATGCCTACTTCGATCTGCGCTATTCCGGCAACCGTGTGCCGACGCTGTACTCGCTGGCCGGCGATGGTTCGGTGATGTACCTGGGCACGTTCTCGAAGATCATGGCCGCCGGGGTTCGCCTCGGCTGGGTCGTTGCCGATGCGGGCGTGATCCAGCGCCTTGCCGGCATGAAGCTTGAAGGCGGCACGAGTCCTTTCGCCGGCTATGTGGCGGCCGAGTTCTGTGCCAACGGCACGCTGCAGGAACACATCACCGAGCTGAAGAACCTGTATCGCGGCCGACGCGACATCATGCTGGACGCGCTCGGGCGAACGATGCCGGAAGGCACCACCTGGACGACGCCCGAAGGCGGATTCTTCGTCTGGCTCACGTTGCCGGATGGCATCACCGTCGGCGAGATTCAGGCTGCCGCATCCGCACAGAACGTAGAGTTTCTGCCGGGCCCCGCCTGCCATTTCCACGGAGCGGGAGCAAACACACTGCGGCTCGCCTACTCGTTTGCCGACGACGAGCAGATCGAACAGGGCATCAACATCCTCGGGAAACTCGTGAGCGAAGCGGTGGCGAAGTAG